GATGTCGAATATATTTTAAAACACACTGCCGATGATATTTATTTAGCTGGTTTTGATAATTTTACTGGTTATGGCAAAATTAATGCTAAAGAGGCAATTCGCAGACTATCTTCAATATATAATATGGAAAGGTATACAACCAACGGTGGAACAATTATCCAAGTTGATAACGACTGGAAAACCTTTGTTCTTTATGCAGATTTTTATACTTGTGTTGCAAAAAAATATAGAATTGAGAAGAACATAAGTTTTAATAATTATAATCAAAGTACAATTTTGATATGGGGAAATATTGACGGTACTCTTGGTGTTGCTCCATCAAATCCAAATTATCAGATACCATGGTGTGGAGTAAAAGAGGGGACAATTACATCTTCCAGTGCAACGATTCAGACATATGTTTATAAATGTAAAGAACTTTATTACCCTTATCAAACTTTCTGGTATCCATGTGAACCCTCGGAAGTTGAATTTGCCTATACAGTGCTTGGGGATCCTCCGCCTTCAACACCATCTATATCTCTTGGCACACAATGGGATCCAGATATGCATATTAATCATCCTAAATTAACAATTACACGAGGTAGTGAAGATACTGATGAATATAATATATACAGAATGAAAAATGGTTCCAGTTTTGATGTGGTGGCTACGATTAGTTGCTCTGGTACAACAACTACATGGGTGGATGAAATAATAATGTCTACACAATACTATGGTGATAATTGGTGGTATAAA
This genomic window from candidate division KSB1 bacterium contains:
- a CDS encoding S8 family serine peptidase; amino-acid sequence: MLYFNGSFVVAAMGNNNGSQDRVPACYSDIVFSVASANKSNNYSSFSNHNSYVDVTAPGGTNSSSQYDDICVITGDDDVDYMYGTSFSTPLVSGVASLMMSMREDVRAEDVEYILKHTADDIYLAGFDNFTGYGKINAKEAIRRLSSIYNMERYTTNGGTIIQVDNDWKTFVLYADFYTCVAKKYRIEKNISFNNYNQSTILIWGNIDGTLGVAPSNPNYQIPWCGVKEGTITSSSATIQTYVYKCKELYYPYQTFWYPCEPSEVEFAYTVLGDPPPSTPSISLGTQWDPDMHINHPKLTITRGSEDTDEYNIYRMKNGSSFDVVATISCSGTTTTWVDEIIMSTQYYGDNWWYKVKAKDDFGSESDFSNTVYTKGVQVDSSMNKDEPITLEIPELPSGYSLSAFPNPFNPTTNFKIGLPEAGNVKLSVYNSIGQNVFKFDEYREAGYQNIVFEAKNLNAGVYFYRLNVKNYSKSGKILYVK